The genomic window GCAGCAACGCGGGTTCAGCCAGGGCGGAAAAGGTGACCTCGCGGCTGGCGCCCATACCTTCAAAGCTCGAGCCGGTATCGAGCCCGGCGATGACGGTGAAGAATCGGAGCACACCCAGCAAATAGACGAAGAAGATCAGGTCGCCGGCGAATGCTACCGGCGCGGATGCGCCCCCGAACGGAACCAGCGTCGTGGCAACCAGCACCGCCGCCAGGCCGACCACCGGCCCGGCCCGAAACACCCAGGTCGTGGTGCGGCTGTACACCGCCCCCTTCTTCAGCAGCTTCGCCAAGTCGTAATACGGCTGCAGCAGGACTTGCCCGTTGCGCCCCGCGACCATCGCCTTGGTGCGGTTGATGACGCTGAGCAGAAGCGGCGCGAACGCCAGCGGCAAGATCATGTGAAGGAGCGGCGCGATGCGCATGGGTTAGCCAAGCTTCCAGATCAAAAGAATCAACAAGGTGAGCGCAATGTATAAGACGTAGAGATGCACCCTGCCGTGCTGCAACCACCGCAACGACGACAGCCCGCGGCCGATTCCGGTAAACAAGGGTCGGTAGAGGTACTCGCTGCACACGTCTGGAGTGTCGGTGGCCAGCGACGCAACGCGCGGGAAGAAGCCCACGGGCGGTACGACGCGGTAGCGCGTCTGGAGCAGCAAGCCAAAGAGATCCGTCAGCGGCTGGGCGAAGGATGACGCCGTGTATTGCATGCGTGGCGAGGGCTGCGCATACCCGCAATCCCACGTGGGGCTCTCTTCCACCCGCCGATCCGCCAGCAACCAGCGACGCCATGCCGCGATGAGCGCGGTCACGACGGCCAGCCCGAGCGTACCCAAGACGACGAAGAGCAGCGGCCGCATCGCCGGTGCAAGGTTCGCCCGAACAGTTTCCACGGGTAACCCGGTCGCAGTCCCGATGACTGGTGCCAAGGCGGCAACGATCCACGGCGCGAAGCATCCGATCAGCACGCAGGCCGCGGCGAGCACGACCATCGGCAGCCGCATCGCCACCCCGGGGTCGTGCGCGTGCGTAGCGTGATCACTGCGGGCTTCGCCCAAGAAGACGATCCCGAACGCTTTTGTGAAGCAGGCTGCCGCCAGACCCCCGATCAATGCCAATCCAGTAATGACGCCAAGAACTGGGACCGCCGTCGCACTACCGGTGAACGTCACCCCCCAGAACGCTGCGAGATAGATCAGTAACTCGCTCACGAAGCCGTTCAGAGGTGGCAGCCCCGAAATGGCCACGGCCCCGATGAGGAACGTGGCACCGGTCCACGGCATGCGCTTGAGCAGACCACCGAGATGGTCGATCTCCCGCGTACCGGTTGCCTGCGCGACCGCGCCGGCGCCAAGGAAGAGCAGGCCTTTAAAAATGGCGTGGTTCACCACGTGCAGGAGCCCGCCGGCGAATCCAAGCACGGCCAGGGTGGGACTGCCGGTGCTGATTCCCAAGACACCCACACCGAGGCCGAGCGTAATGATGCCGATGTTCTCGACGCTGTGGTAGGCAAGCAGACGCTTCAGGTCGTGCTGCGCCAACGCAAAAAGAACTCCGAAAATGCCGGAGGTCACCCCGATCCCACACAGCAGCCATCCCCACCACAGCGGTGGCGGACCAAGAACGCTGAGCAGGCGCACCAGGCCGTAGATGCCGGTCTTCAGCATCACGCCGGACATCACCGCCGACACGTGGCTCGGCGCGGCGGGATGGGCTTCCGGCAGCCAGACATGGAACGGCATGAACCCGGCCTTGGTGCCGAAGCCGACGACGGCGAGCAGAAACAGCAGGCTGGCTTGCGCCGGCGCCGCGCCCAAGCGGTCGAAATCGAGCGAGCCGCTCCCGCGCCCCAGCAACAGAAAGAAGGCGAGCAGGAACGCCGTGCCGAGATGCGTGGCCACCAGATAGGTCCAGCCTGCCTCCCGAACACTGTCGGTTTCGTCTTCGAAGGTCACCAGAAAGAACGACGCCAGCGCCATGACCTCCCACGCCATCAGGAAGAGCATGCCATTGCGGGCGACCACGACCAGGACCATGCTGGCCACGAGGAGGTTGAAGAAGAACCACGGCGGACCCAGCCACTTCTTCTCACGGTACGCCAACAGGTACTCGCTGCCGTACACCGCCGCCAGCGCCGACAGCCCGAGGATCGGGAGCAGGAAAAACGCGGACAACGCGTCCAATTCCACGAAGAACGAGCCGCCGGGGATCTGCCAGGCCAGGTGCAACGACGAGCTGGGCACGCCGAGCAATGTGCGCGCGGCGGGAATCAACCCGAGCAGACACCCGCTGACAGCGCCACCCGCCCCGACGGCGTTGGGCCAACGGGATGACTGCGGGATCAGGAGGGCGGCACAGCCACTGACGACCAGAAGCACCGTCGCGGCAAGCAGAAGGACCATCTATTCCCGCTTGACCTGCCTGCCATCGCCAACGGCGCTGGGCGTGATGGCCGCTTCAACTAGCCGGGCCTCATCCAGGATTTCGTCCCGTGAAGCCTGACGCAGCACGGCCTCCTTGAACCCGTGGTGGTTGAGCCCAAACGCCAGGTGCGAAAGTAACCGCAGGTGCGCGCGCACTGTGGGACTGACGAGCGAAAACAGCGCGAACACGGACTTGCCGTCCAAGGCGTCGAACTCAATCGCGTGTTCGAGGAAGCCGAGCGTGATCATCGGACGGGCCACGTGCAGGACAATCGGGTTGCGGACGTGGGGAATGGCAATTCCATCACCAATCCCGGTTGATTGCAGGCGCTCCCGTGCGAGCAACACCCGCAGCACGAACTCCCGATCCACCTCGTCGGGTAACCGCATGTGCTCCACCAGGCTGCGCAGGGCCGACTCCTTGTCGGTGCCCCCTAACCGATAGAAGATCCCGCCGGCCTGCAACGCTTCGACCAGACCGGGGATGGGCGTGGCATCACTCTCGGGCTCATCGAACAACTCGGCCGAGACGTTCATCTTGCGAGCGGTCGCCCACTCCAACAGCTCGGCCCGGTTGAATCGGTATTGATCGCTCACCCGGTACGCCGGCAGAATTCCCTGATTGATCCACCGATAAACGGTTTTCTCCGAAACTTTGAAGAGATCGGAAACGTTACGGACAGTCAGTTGCATTTGCCCCAATCGATGCCCACTTGTCCTACTTATGGGACACCATGGGACAAGTCAACCTAGTCGATCATGATTGTACCATCGCGCCTGGAGACAGCGCCATTGCGTCAGGCGGCGACCCCGGCGGCGGCTTCGTCGAGGGATCGCGCTCGCTCAGGGGGTGCCGGCGGAGAAGCTATTTCTCCGCGACCTCGCGCAGGATCGCTTGCACGTGCTCGCGCAACGACCCGTGGCGGAAACCGTAGCGGTTGCGCGTCGACAGCGCGACTTCTTTGCCGATGATGTCGGCCGTAATCAAATCGCTGATGAACTGACACATCACCACTTGCCGGCGTTTCCTCCGCACCTGGGTGCGGGCGTCGCGCTGGTTTTGACTGAGCCCCTTCTCGCGCGGATCGGGCAGGGTGTCGGGGAGAATCTGCTTCAGCACGCGCCGCAACCGGAGTTCCCACCCGGGAGGCAAGGTCACCACCAGTTCGCCGGTCTTCATGCCGGCTCTCGTCGTGATCGGATGCGGCCGCGCCATGGTCAACGTGTGGAGGTTCAGAAGCTCGTGCCGCTGTCCACTTTGCCCGCGGTCTTCTCCCGCGGCTTGATGTACTTGCCGACGATCATGTCCTTGTAGCCCATACCCGGGCCGACCATCGGATAGACGTGCTCGTGTTGGTCGATGATCACCTCGAGAAAGGCCGGGCCGCGGAAATTGACGAATTCCTCCAAGGTCTGCCGTACCTGCGCCCGCTCCGAAACCCGCTTGGCGAACTCAAACCCGTCGGCCTGCACGGCGCGGACGAAATCCTTCTTGTGCAGGGTCTTGTCGGTGCCGGCATAGCGTTGGTCATGGAAGAGATCCTGCCACTGGCGCACCATCCCGTCGCCGAAGTTGTTGAGCAGCAGGACCTTGACCGGGATGTCGTAGTTGGTCAGGGTTTCCAACTCGCCGTAGTTCATCCGGATGCTGCCGTCGCCATCGATGTCGATGACCAGCTTGTCCGGGTTGGCGATCTGGGCGCCGACCGCCGCCGGCAGACCGAATCCCATCGTCCCCATGCTGCCGGAGGTGATGAAGCTGCGCGGGTGAACGAAGTCCAGGTACTGCGCCGACCACATTTGGTGCTGGCCGACACCGGTGGTGACGATGGCTCCTCCCTTAGTGATCTCGTTCAACACCGTCAAGACCTCTTCGGCCTGAATGAGGTCGGAGCCGCGGTTGTAGTTGAGCGCGTGCTCGACTTTGAGCGCCTTCACATGCGCCAGCCAGCGGCTGAAATCCTTCTTGAAGGACTTGCCGCCCTTGAGCAGCTGGACGAGGCCGCGCTTGGCATCCGACACGTGGAACCAGTCGACGTACTTCACCTTGCCGATTTCGGAGGCATCGACGTCGAGGTGGGCGATCGTGGCTCGGGGCGCGAAGTCCTTGACTTTCCCGGCGACACGGTCGTCGAAACGGGCGCCGACGGCGAAGAGGAAATCGCAATCCTCGACGGCGTAATTGGCGTAGGCGGTGCCGTGCATCCCCAGCATGTGGAGCGACAGCTCGCTCTTGGTATCCACCGCCCCGATCCCCATCAGCGTGGTGACCACGGGGATTCCGAAGCGCTCGGAAAACGCTCTCAGCTCCGGCGTGGCGTTGCTGTTGTTGACGCCGCCGCCGGCGTAGATCAGCGGACGCTCCGCCTCCCCCAGCAAGCGATAGAAGGCGTGGACTTGCTCGTCAGGGATGGTGGCATGATTCAGGGTCTCGAGCCGTTCCTCATAGCCACGCAGCTGCAGGAGGCCGCTCCCTTGAAAAACGCCCTCGTACTTTTGCACGTCCTTGGGAATGTCGACCACGACCGGCCCGGGCCGGCCGCTGCGGGCCACCTCGAATGCGGTCCGCATGGTGGCCTCGAGCTTGCTCTCGTCGGTGACCAGGAAGACATGCTTGGCGCACGCGGACATGATGTTGAAGACCGGCGCCTCTTGGAAAGCGTCGGTCCCGATTGACGCCCGCCCCACCTGGCCGCAGATCAGAACGATCGGAACCGAATCGGCATGACAGTCCCGCACCGGGGTGACCGAGTTGGTTGCTCCGGGGCCGGAGGTGACCAGCGAGACGCCCACCTTGCCGCTCGAACGCGCGTACCCGGCGGCCATGAACCCGGCGCCTTGCTCGGTGGCCGGTACGATCAGCCGGATCTCTTCTTCTTTGGGATGGCTTTCGTTGTAAAGGAAGACCGCATCATACGTGGGGAGAATCGCTCCTCCACTGTATCCAAAGATGGCATCGACACCCTCGTCGGCCAGCACCTGGACAATCATTTCGGCGCCACTCATGGTGGTGCCGGCAAGGGGGTGCTTCGAAGGCCGTTTGGTGTCCGCAAGCAGGGTCATCGCTCCTCTTTCTTTCCACTGTGCAGCTTACCGGCTAGCATTATCGGCGCGTGTGAGTAAAGGACCCTGGCGTCACAGTACCGAGTGTTCGCCAGCCAGGCAGGCCGCACAGTTCCTGAATAGGTATAAATCTATAGCATAGATGCGCACCGGCGAGGAACAGGAAAAGGGCACGCGCCGGCGGCCGTGAGGCGGTCGGCCCGACCCTGAGTTGACACCTCCGCCGATTCCCGGGATAGCTCGTTGCGGAAACCATGCCGCGCACGCGCTATCTCAACAAGAAATCGCTGGCTGAAACGCTCGCCGTGTTTGTCGACGGCTTGACGATCCGCCGGCGCGCGCCGGAGTCGATAGCGGTGGAGGAGAGCCTGTCCCGCATCACCGCGGAGCCGATCTTCGCCCGCCTCTCGGCGCCGCACTACCACGGTGCGGCGATGGACGGCATCGCCGTCCAAGCCGAGGACACATTTGGAGCCAGTGAGGCAAAGCCGCTGGCGTTGGAGCTTGCGCCGCAGGCGCAGGCAGGGACGCCCGCCCCACTTGGCCGGGCGCGGACCTTCTCGTACGTCGACACCGGACAGCCGTTGCCGCCGTGGGCGAACGCGGTGATCATGATCGAAAATGTCTACCCGGCAGGGCAGGGCAAGGT from Candidatus Binatia bacterium includes these protein-coding regions:
- the ilvB gene encoding biosynthetic-type acetolactate synthase large subunit, whose translation is MTLLADTKRPSKHPLAGTTMSGAEMIVQVLADEGVDAIFGYSGGAILPTYDAVFLYNESHPKEEEIRLIVPATEQGAGFMAAGYARSSGKVGVSLVTSGPGATNSVTPVRDCHADSVPIVLICGQVGRASIGTDAFQEAPVFNIMSACAKHVFLVTDESKLEATMRTAFEVARSGRPGPVVVDIPKDVQKYEGVFQGSGLLQLRGYEERLETLNHATIPDEQVHAFYRLLGEAERPLIYAGGGVNNSNATPELRAFSERFGIPVVTTLMGIGAVDTKSELSLHMLGMHGTAYANYAVEDCDFLFAVGARFDDRVAGKVKDFAPRATIAHLDVDASEIGKVKYVDWFHVSDAKRGLVQLLKGGKSFKKDFSRWLAHVKALKVEHALNYNRGSDLIQAEEVLTVLNEITKGGAIVTTGVGQHQMWSAQYLDFVHPRSFITSGSMGTMGFGLPAAVGAQIANPDKLVIDIDGDGSIRMNYGELETLTNYDIPVKVLLLNNFGDGMVRQWQDLFHDQRYAGTDKTLHKKDFVRAVQADGFEFAKRVSERAQVRQTLEEFVNFRGPAFLEVIIDQHEHVYPMVGPGMGYKDMIVGKYIKPREKTAGKVDSGTSF
- a CDS encoding PTS sugar transporter subunit IIA; translated protein: MQLTVRNVSDLFKVSEKTVYRWINQGILPAYRVSDQYRFNRAELLEWATARKMNVSAELFDEPESDATPIPGLVEALQAGGIFYRLGGTDKESALRSLVEHMRLPDEVDREFVLRVLLARERLQSTGIGDGIAIPHVRNPIVLHVARPMITLGFLEHAIEFDALDGKSVFALFSLVSPTVRAHLRLLSHLAFGLNHHGFKEAVLRQASRDEILDEARLVEAAITPSAVGDGRQVKRE
- a CDS encoding proton-conducting transporter membrane subunit, which gives rise to MVLLLAATVLLVVSGCAALLIPQSSRWPNAVGAGGAVSGCLLGLIPAARTLLGVPSSSLHLAWQIPGGSFFVELDALSAFFLLPILGLSALAAVYGSEYLLAYREKKWLGPPWFFFNLLVASMVLVVVARNGMLFLMAWEVMALASFFLVTFEDETDSVREAGWTYLVATHLGTAFLLAFFLLLGRGSGSLDFDRLGAAPAQASLLFLLAVVGFGTKAGFMPFHVWLPEAHPAAPSHVSAVMSGVMLKTGIYGLVRLLSVLGPPPLWWGWLLCGIGVTSGIFGVLFALAQHDLKRLLAYHSVENIGIITLGLGVGVLGISTGSPTLAVLGFAGGLLHVVNHAIFKGLLFLGAGAVAQATGTREIDHLGGLLKRMPWTGATFLIGAVAISGLPPLNGFVSELLIYLAAFWGVTFTGSATAVPVLGVITGLALIGGLAAACFTKAFGIVFLGEARSDHATHAHDPGVAMRLPMVVLAAACVLIGCFAPWIVAALAPVIGTATGLPVETVRANLAPAMRPLLFVVLGTLGLAVVTALIAAWRRWLLADRRVEESPTWDCGYAQPSPRMQYTASSFAQPLTDLFGLLLQTRYRVVPPVGFFPRVASLATDTPDVCSEYLYRPLFTGIGRGLSSLRWLQHGRVHLYVLYIALTLLILLIWKLG